From Halanaerobiaceae bacterium ANBcell28, one genomic window encodes:
- a CDS encoding ABC-2 family transporter protein translates to MLKIIKGVAFVTYKEWAAYRSHMLVSLILGPLYFLVQYYIWTSLYNNQDLINGFTLSQMLTYYGITTLIHYCIMDFADWNLQMLIRTGRFITFILRPVSHRLFALSQKIGHRILGFHLEFIPVYMIFFFFFDINLIPANIFWFAASIILGFMMQFLLNYCIGMTAFWLTRADGVRSIYSIFSQLSAGVLIPLTFFPEVFQRILFFLPFQFISYVPVNVFLGEYKLSGIELEIPQIVGIQFLYVIIIFLFSELIWRRAIIKYTGVGV, encoded by the coding sequence ATGTTAAAAATTATTAAAGGTGTTGCTTTTGTTACATACAAAGAATGGGCAGCATATCGAAGTCATATGCTAGTTTCATTAATATTAGGACCTTTATACTTTCTGGTACAGTATTATATCTGGACTTCTTTGTATAATAATCAAGATTTAATTAATGGTTTTACCTTAAGTCAAATGCTTACATATTATGGAATAACTACTCTAATACACTATTGTATTATGGATTTTGCAGACTGGAATTTACAAATGCTGATACGAACTGGTCGATTTATTACTTTTATTTTACGACCTGTATCCCATCGTTTATTTGCCTTAAGTCAAAAAATTGGGCATAGAATATTAGGTTTCCACTTAGAGTTTATACCTGTTTATATGATATTCTTTTTCTTTTTTGATATAAATTTGATTCCAGCAAATATTTTCTGGTTTGCTGCATCTATTATTCTTGGTTTTATGATGCAGTTTTTATTGAATTATTGTATTGGTATGACAGCTTTCTGGCTAACCAGGGCTGATGGTGTTCGTAGTATATATTCAATATTCAGCCAGTTATCTGCCGGTGTTTTAATTCCTCTTACCTTTTTCCCGGAGGTATTTCAAAGAATACTATTTTTCTTACCTTTCCAATTCATCTCGTATGTACCTGTAAACGTGTTCCTTGGGGAGTATAAATTAAGTGGTATAGAATTGGAAATACCTCAGATTGTTGGGATACAATTCTTATATGTAATTATTATCTTTCTTTTTTCTGAGTTAATCTGGCGTAGGGCTATTATCAAATATACAGGGGTTGGTGTATGA